The Argopecten irradians isolate NY chromosome 6, Ai_NY, whole genome shotgun sequence genome has a window encoding:
- the LOC138326191 gene encoding uncharacterized protein — MPPTIVSKANRLIGLIFKSFTYIDTTMFLNLYKSLIRPNIEYASCIWNPMLLKDKIVIDNVKRRATKRLNGLTNLSYEQRLRSLGLPSLEYRRKRSDLIQIFKIINNIDEVDKDKLFTMSPITSTSDHSKKILKPVSRLEVTKHRFNSRIVDIWNNLPENVVSAKSVNSLNRALTSTGTMNPPNSLLLVIVLPDRLFDHIQ; from the coding sequence ATGCCTCCAACTATTGTTTCAAAAGCTAACAGATTAATTGGTCTGATCTTCAAATCCTTTACCTACATCGATACAACAATGTTCCTTAACTTGTACAAGTCCCTGATTCGACCTAATATAGAATATGCATCCTGCATTTGGAACCCTATGTTACTTAAGGATAAAATTGTGATTGACAATGTCAAGAGGAGAGCGACCAAAAGATTAAATGGATTAACCAACTTATCCTACGAACAGCGACTGAGATCCTTAGGATTACCAAGCCTTGAGTATAGGAGAAAACGTTCCGATCTCATTCAAATTTTCAAGATTATCAACAACATTGATGAAGTCGACAAAGATAAATTGTTTACCATGTCTCCTATCACCTCCACAAGTGATCACTCTAAAAAGATCTTGAAGCCAGTATCGAGACTAGAAGTAACCAAACATCGATTTAACAGCAGAATCGTAGATATTTGGAACAATTTGCCAGAAAATGTAGTGTCTGCAAAGTCTGTGAACTCCTTAAATCGCGCCTTAACCAGCACTGGCACAATGAACCCTCCAAATTCTCTCCTACTTGTTATAGTACTACCTGATCGATTATTTGATCATATACAATGA